ACCGACGAGGACGGCGAGGTGTTGCGCTGGAACGAGAGTCTCGTCGAGACGACGGGGTACTCGGACGCGGAGATCGAGGGGATGCACGCGACGGAGTTCTTCCGCGAGGAGGACCGCAGGGAGGCCCGGGCCGGGATCGACGCGGCGCTCCGGGCCGGAAAGAGCCGTGGCCAGCGGCCCTTCGTGACCAGCGACGGCGGCGAGATCCCCCACGAGTTCGTGGCGACGGGGCTGACCGATCCGGACGGGAACCCGGTCGTCGTCGGCATCGGCCGCGACGTCACCGAGCGGATCGAGACGGAGCGAGAGCTGTCGCGGCTGATCAGCAACGTTCCGGGGTGCGTCTACCGGGTCGCGAACGACTCGGAGTGGTCGATCGAGTTCGTCAGCGAAGGGGTCCGGGAGATCGCCGGCTACGACCCCGAGACGATCGAGAGCGGCGAGGTGAACTGGATCGAGGACGTCGAACTCGACGGACCGGACTGGACGGAGATTCACGAGGCCGCCGAGGCGGGCGAGGCCTACGACCTGACCTACTCGATCGAGACCGCCGACGGCGAGGTGCGGTGGATCAGGGACCAGGGACGGGCCGCCCGCGGGCCTGACGGGACCGTCGAGGCCGTCGAGGGCGTCGTCCTCGACGTCACGGAGCGCATCGAGTACGAGCGCGAGCTGGAGCGGACGCGCGACCTCCTCCAGCACGCCCAGCGCATCGGCGGCATCGGCGGCTGGGAGATCGACCTGCGCTCCGACCCGAACGAGCTGTTCTGGACGGACGAGGTCTACCGGATCCACGGGCTCGAACCCGACGCGGACGTCGACCTCGAGGACGGGATCGACTACTACCACCCCGACGACCGGGAGCGCATCCGCGAGGCCGTCCGGCGGGCGATCGAGGAGGGGGAACCGTACGACGTCGAGGCCCGACTGATCACGGCCGACGGGGAGCAGCGGTGGGTCCGATCGATCGGCGAGCCAGCCCGCGAGGACGGCGGCGACGCCATGATCCGCGGTTCGATCCAGGAGATCACCCGGCGGAAGGAGCGCGAGCAGGAGCTAGAGCGGTCCCGGCACCTGCTCCAGCAGGCCCAGCGCCTGTCGGCGTTCGCCGCGTGGTCGGTCGACCTCACCGGGGACGGGCCCCACTACTTCGAGTGGAGCGAGGAGATGTTCGAGCTGTTCGAACTGCCCGACAAGGGCATGACCATCGAGGACGTGGTCGAACGGTACCACCCGGAGGACCGCGAGGGGATGGCGCGGGCCTACCGGCGCGCTGTCGAGGACGGCGAGGGATGGGACCGGGTCGACCGGACGCGCCCGCCGAGCGGCGAGCAGCGCTGGACGCGGACCATCTGCCAGCCCGTGGTCGAGGACGGCGAGGTCGTTCAGCTGATCGGATCGGCTCAGGACGTCACCGACCAGAAGGAGCGCGAGCGGACGCTCCGATCGCTCCACGAGACCGCCCGCGACCTGCTGGCGACCGAGAGCGACGCCGAGGTGGCCGAACTGGCCGTCGAGACGGCCCGGTCCGTGCTGGACGTCGCGAGCGTGTGCGCCTACCTCGTCGACGAGGGGAGCAACCGGCTGGTCCCCGCAGCGGCCACCGGGGCGTTCGGAGACGACGGCGGGCCGCCCCCGGTCGACGTCGGCGCCGACGACGCCGTCTGGGAGTGCTTCGCGACCGGATCACCCATGGTCGTCGACGCCAGTGACGACGAGGGCCGGTCGGTGGCGCTGGGCGACGGCACCGACGGCGGCCTGCTGGTACCGATCGGCGAGCACGGCGTGTTCGTCGTCGCCGCGGGCGCCGACCGGATCGACGACGAGGTCCGCCGGCTGGCCGGTACGCTCGTGGCGACGACCGAGGCCGCGCTGGACCGCCTCGCCAGCGAGGCGGAACTGCGCGCTCGCGACGAGGAACTGGCGGCGCGAAACGAGCGGCTCCGCCGACAGATGGGGATCACCGACATCATCAGGCGGGTCGACCAGTCCCTGATCGCCGCCGAGAGCCGCGAGGACGTCGAGCGGACCGTCTGCGAGCGGCTGGTCGAGTCCGACGACGTCGCCTTCGCCTGGATCGGCCGGCCCGACGAGGGCGAACAGCGGCTCGTCCCGCAGGCCTGGGCGGGCGACGGCGAGGCCTACCTCGACGACCGCTCGCTGTCGTTCGGATCGGCCGAGCCGGCGTCCGTCGCCGCCCGGACGGGGGAGACGACGGTCGTCTCGAACGTCGTCGACCGGCTCCAGTCCGAGGACTGGCGCCAGGGAGCGGTCTCGAACGGCTTCCACTCCGTCGTCGCCGTCCCGCTGTCCGTCGACGAGTACTCCCACGGCGTCCTGGCGGTGTACGCCGGCGAACCGGACGCCTTCGGCGACCTGGAGCGGACCGTGTTCGCCGAGCTCGGACGGACCATCGCCAACGCCGTCGACGCCGTGATGACGCGGACGGCGCTGCACGCCGACACGCTGGTCGAGCTGACCCTGGAACTGGACGACGCCGACGAGTTCCTCTCGCGGGTCGCCCGCGAGGCCGACTGCGAGGCGACGTACGAGGGCATCGCCACGCACTCGGCCGACGAGACGCGGCTGTTCTTCGCGACGACCGGCGCGACCGGCGACGCCGTCGCCGCTGTTCTCGCGGACAGCTACGCCGTCGACGCGTTCCGCCTGATCGACGAGAGCTGCGAGGACGACGAGGACGGCGAGCGGCGGTGTCTGTTCGAAGCGACCGTCACCGGCCCCGTACTGGCGTCGACGCTGGTGCGCCGCGGCGTCCGCCCGCGGTCGATCCGGGCCACGCCCGGGGGAACCGAGGCGGTCGTGGACGCGTCGGCCGCGACCGACGTCCGCGAGTTCGTCGAGGCGCTGGCCGAGACCTACCCCTCCGTCGAACTCGTCAAGCGCCAGACCGTCGAGCGGGACATGGCGACGCGCCAGGAGCTGGTCTCCTCGCTGCTCGACGGCCTGACCGACCGGCAGCGCGAGGTGCTCCGGACCGCCTACTACGCCGGCTTCTTCGACTGGCCGCGCACGTCCACCGGCGAGGACGTCGCCGAGATGCTCGACGTGACCCAGCCGACGGTCAACCGCCACCTGCGGCTCGGCCAGCAGCGCCTGCTGGCCCAGCTGTTCGACGAGGAGACGGGCGGCGTGGTGGCGGCGTAGTCCGGCACAGCCGCCCAATCCGGCAGGTGCTGGCGGAACCGCCGGGCTCACAGCGGATTCGCGTCGGCGCTGACTGACTCGTACCGCTCGCGGGCCCACTCGGTGACCGGGTGGTCGGAGCGCGCGTGGACGACGGCGATCGGGCGCATCCCGTCGTCGTACGCCCCGAGGTAGGCCTCGCCGTCCAGGAGCGCGACGCCGTACGCCGGGACCGAGTCTGTCGACAGCAGCGTGACGTCGGCCTCGGACCGGAGGCGGTCGAGCGCTTCGGCGTGGTCCCGGCCGAGCGTCTCGGCGGCGGTCGGGGCGACTACTAGGTCCACGGAGAGGCTATCGAGGTGGTCCAGGACCGCCCTGAGGTACACCGGATGCACCACGGGAACGAACCCGCGGGCGCGGTCGGCGGCGGCAAGTTTCTCGCGGACGCGGGCGACCGGCGCGTGGGGTCGATCGTCGGTCGCCACCTCGACCGACAGCACGTCCACGTCCGCCGGTTCGATCGGGGGATCGGCCGGGAACTGCCTGAGGAAGGTCCCGACCCCGGTCGCCCCCGCGAGGGCGTCCGTGGCTTCCGCCATCGCGGCCCGCGCGCGCTCCCCGGCGGCCGTAAGCGCGTACTCGTCGGCCGCAGGGTCGCGCTCGATCAGTCCCCGCTCCTCGAGGGCCGCGATGTTCCGGTGGAGCGTGGTCCGGGGGACGTCGGCGGCCTCGCGGAGCGCCGCCCGCGAGCGCGGGCCATCCGCGAGCGCGTCGAGGGCGCACACCCGGACCGGCGTGCCGGCGAGGAAGGCCACCGCGTCGAGGCCGCGGGTCGCGTCGGGGTCCATGCCGGCCACGCGGAGCGGCACGACATAAAACGTCGCGGACCGGAATCCGTCGTTGAGGGAGAGTCCCTGCCCACACCGTGACCGCGACCACGGCGTGCACGTTCCCGGGGCATGTGCGCGGGAACGGCGCGGACACGTCCACCGCGCAGTCACGCTCATGGGACAACCTGATGGTCGACGCCGTCGCAGGAGCGGACGTGTACGAGGCAGTGGTGTTCGACAACGACGGCGTGCTGGTGGAACCGCCCAGTCGGGAAGCGCTCGTGTCGGCGACGCGGTCGGCGCTCGAAGACGTCGGACTCGACGCCGATCCGCGGGCGGTCTGCCGGGACCTGTCCGAGGGGGACGTCGAGTCGCTCGCGGGCCGCTGTCGCCGCGAGGCCGTCGAGTTCGCCTCGTTCTGCCAGCGCGCCGCGTCGGCCGCCTTCGAGGCCCAGCGGCGGGAACTGGAACGGGGCCGGCGCGCCGTCTACGACGACGTGGCCGCGCTGCGCGAGTTCGACGCCTCGCTGGGCCTCGTCAGCGACAACCACCCGCAGTTCGTCGACTACCTGCTGCGCCGGGCGGGGCTGGACGACCTGTTCGAGACGGTCCGCTGCCGGTCGATGACGCCGCGGGCGCTCGAGCGCTGCAAGCCCGACCCGCGCAACGTCAGGGCGGCGCTTTCGGACCTCGGGACCGAGGACGCGCTCCTCGTCGGCGACAGGACGGCGGACGTCGTGGCGGCCGAGCGGGCCGGCATCGACAGCGCGCTGATCGAGCGCCCGGACGCCGGCGACGGCACCGTCGGCTCGGTGCCGGACGCCGACGTCGATCCCGACTACCGGGTCCAGAGCATCGCGGAGTTGCGGGCCGTGATCGGGTAGCCTAGTCGGCGGCCGTCGCGGGGGCCGCATCCTCCTCGTCCTCGATGACGTTGTCCGTCCAGGAGCCCCGGAAGAACCACGCGAGCACGATCAGGGCGCTGCCGACGTGCATGCCGGCGATGCCGATCCACGCGCCCGTCGTGCCCATGTCGAAGGTCGTCACGAGGACGTAGGCGGGGACGACCTGCAGGCCCCACACGGAGGCGACGGACATGAGCATCGCCGCGCGGGTGCTGCCGGCACCGTTGAAACACCCCTTCACGACGTGGAACACGCCCATCATCGCGAAGGTGGGGGCGACGATGTACATGTACTCGGCCCCGATGTCGACGACGCGGTCGGCGCCCTCACCGACGATGAAGACGCCGACGATCTCACGCGCCCAGACGACGCCGGCCGCGCTGACGGCGACGTAGGCGGTGACGAGCATCCCGACGGCCATGTAGACGACCCGCCTGGCCCGCTCCTGGCGGTCGGCGCCGAGGTTCTGCCCGACCGCGGTCTCGACGCCCATCCCCAGCCCGACGGCCGGGAGGAAGACGAAGGAGGTGAGCCGCGCGGTGATGCCGAAGGCGGCGACGGCGGTCGATCCCACGAGGGCGACGACGGCCGTCATCGCGGTGTACGAGAGGGCCCCTGAGCTCTGCTCGATGCTCGCGGGGTAGCCGACCGAGAGGATCTTCTTCACCGTCGCCGCGTCGAGGACGAGGTCGGAGAGGGACAGCGAGAGCCCGAGGCGGCCGGTGAACAACAGGGCGACGCCGGGGACGGTCGCGAGCGCGCGCGAGAGGATGGTGGCGATGGCGGCGCCGCGCACGCCGTAGCCGGTGAAGCCGGTCGCGGAAAGCAGCGTCGCCTCCAGCCCCTCAAGGCCGAGCATCGCGAACAGCGGGTTGTCGCGGAAGCCCATGATGAACACGGGGTCGACGACGACGTTGACGGCCACGCTGACCGCCATCAGGTACATCGGCGTCTTCGTGTCGCCCCAGCCGCGCAGCAGCGACTGGAAGACGAAGAAACCGAACATGAACCAGACGCCGGTGAAGATGACGCGCATGTAGTCGACGGAGTAGTCGAAGACGGTCGTCCCGGGTTCGGCCCCGATGAGGCGGAGGAACGTCGGCGCCATGACGTAGCCGACGGCCCCCAGCGCAAGCGAGAACAGCGAGACGAACGCCAGCGTCTGGCCGGCCACCTCCTCGACGCGCTCGAAGTTCTCCGCGCCCTTGTGCTGGGCGACGAGGACGCTGCCGGCCAGCGTCAGCCCGCCGCCGAGGCTGATCAGCACGAACACCGGCGGCCAGGAGAAGGACAGCGCCGAGACGGCGTCCTGTCCCAGTCGGCCGACCCAGAAGGTGTCCACCAGGTTGTACAGCACCTGCAGCAGCTGTGTGAATACGATGGGCGCCGACAGCGCCAGAAGCGGTCGCAGCAGCGATCCCTCGGTGAGGTCCCGGTCGGCAGTCGCCGGCACGGGTCAGTCCTCCAGGTCGACGCCCTCGGCCAGCAGGTCGCGCACGAGCAACCGCTCGATGCCGGCCAGCGCGTCCTCCGTCGGGGCGGCCTCGCCCAGGATCACGTCGTGCGACTGCGCGCCCTCGATGGCCGACCGGAACGTCGCGGCGAACGCCTCCGGGTCGACCTCGCGGAACCGTCCCCGCTCGATCCCCTCGCGGACGACGTCGGCGATCTCCTCGCGGATGGCCGCGTCGTTGCGAACCAGCTGCTCGCGAATCGACTCGTTGTACGGCGCCTGGGCCCGCAGCTCCAGCAGGACGGTGTGGAGGTCCGACGCCGCGTCGTCCTCCCTCGTCACGACCAGCTCGGCGATCCACAGTAGCCGCTGGGCGGGGTCCATCTCCGGACAGTCCTCGATGTCCGCGATGAACGCCTCCAGCAGGTGCTCCAGAAAGGAGACGAGCAAGTCCTCCTTCGATTCGAAGTGGTAGTGCAACAGCGACTTGCTCTTCTCGAACTCGTCGGCGATCGACTGCATCGTCAGGTCCGCGTAGCCGCGCTCGCACAGCGCCGCGAACGTGGCGTCCATGATCTGCTCTCGCGTGTCCCCCGCCATCGTACTGGCTGGACGGCCAGTCAATATATAAGGGCGTGGGTTCGCTCCCACCACGCGACGGCCCGCGGTGCGAGCGTCCGGGGCAAGGCTAAAGGGGAAGTACCGGGGATGTAGATGGAACACGGACGATGACGGGGAACGACGGCGAGTCGAGCGAGCGGCCGCGGCCCGACGGCGACCGCCGCTCGCTGTAGGGCAGGGGAGTGCGTGCGGCGCTGCCGGGACCGATCAGGCGCAGCTACGCCGCGAAGTTCGCCCTCGCCATCGTACTCGTCGTCCTGCTGATCGTCGGCGTGGGGACGCTCAGCTACGTCCAGATCCAGGGGATCATCGAGGAGGACGCGGAGAACTCGCTGCGATCGACCGCCACTGTGCAGGCCGACTCGGTCAGCGAGTGGATCGCCGGGATGCAGTCGCAGGCCGGCGGGATAGCGGCCGCCGACGTGTACGCGACGGACGATCGCGTGCGGATCGGACGGCACCTCCGCGACTCGCTCCGGTGGACCAGTTCGGACGTCGCCGCCGTCCACTACGTGGACCCCGAGAGCGACGAGGTCGTCGCGAGCACGGGGAGGGACTACGTCGGTCGTCAGGTCACGTCGGTGGCGCCGGCCTGGCAAGAGCCCATCGCGGAGGCGGTCGGCGACGGCAACGAGAGCATCGGGATGTCCGACAGCGCCTACGAGCGGAACGGACGCCTGTTGATGGCGTTCGCGCGTGAGAGCCGGGTCGGCGGCGGCGTCGTGGTCGTCGTCGGCGACGCCAGGCAGGACTTCGAGCAGCTCCACGAGTCCCAGCCGGTCGTGACGACGCGCCTGCTGAACGCCCGGGGTCACGACGTGTTCTCGTCGCGAGGGATCCGGTCGAGCAGCCTCGCCGGGACCGAGGCCTTCGAGTCGGCGCAGGCCGGTGACACCGCCATCCACGAGCGCGACGACGACGTCGTCGCCGTCGCCCCGGTCGAGAGCACGAACTGGGTCGTCGTCACCGCGGCGCCGAAGTCCCGCCTCTACCAGGCCAGCGAGACCGTCGGCCGGAACGTCGCCGTGCTCATCACCTCCGGGGTGGCCATCCTCGGCGTGGTCGGGTTCGGGCTCGGGCTGGGGACCGTCCGGTCGCTGCGGCGCCTGCGGGAGCGCACCCGGGAGATGGAGGACGGGAACCTCGACGTCGACCTCTCGACGACCCGCGAGGACGAGCTGGGTCGGCTGTTCGTGGCCTTCGGGCACATGCGTGACGCGCTGCGGGATCAGGTCCGCGAGGCCGAGGCGGCGCGGGAGCGCGCGGAGGCCTCCCGCCGGGAGCTGGCCCGGCAGAACGAGCGCCTCGACCAGTTCGCGAGCACCGTCAGCCACGACCTCCGGAACCCGCTGAACGTGGCCGACGGCCAGCGGGAACTGCTCGCG
This genomic interval from Halomicrobium urmianum contains the following:
- a CDS encoding MATE family efflux transporter; translation: MPATADRDLTEGSLLRPLLALSAPIVFTQLLQVLYNLVDTFWVGRLGQDAVSALSFSWPPVFVLISLGGGLTLAGSVLVAQHKGAENFERVEEVAGQTLAFVSLFSLALGAVGYVMAPTFLRLIGAEPGTTVFDYSVDYMRVIFTGVWFMFGFFVFQSLLRGWGDTKTPMYLMAVSVAVNVVVDPVFIMGFRDNPLFAMLGLEGLEATLLSATGFTGYGVRGAAIATILSRALATVPGVALLFTGRLGLSLSLSDLVLDAATVKKILSVGYPASIEQSSGALSYTAMTAVVALVGSTAVAAFGITARLTSFVFLPAVGLGMGVETAVGQNLGADRQERARRVVYMAVGMLVTAYVAVSAAGVVWAREIVGVFIVGEGADRVVDIGAEYMYIVAPTFAMMGVFHVVKGCFNGAGSTRAAMLMSVASVWGLQVVPAYVLVTTFDMGTTGAWIGIAGMHVGSALIVLAWFFRGSWTDNVIEDEEDAAPATAAD
- a CDS encoding helix-turn-helix transcriptional regulator — encoded protein: MDPDATRGLDAVAFLAGTPVRVCALDALADGPRSRAALREAADVPRTTLHRNIAALEERGLIERDPAADEYALTAAGERARAAMAEATDALAGATGVGTFLRQFPADPPIEPADVDVLSVEVATDDRPHAPVARVREKLAAADRARGFVPVVHPVYLRAVLDHLDSLSVDLVVAPTAAETLGRDHAEALDRLRSEADVTLLSTDSVPAYGVALLDGEAYLGAYDDGMRPIAVVHARSDHPVTEWARERYESVSADANPL
- a CDS encoding PAS domain S-box protein, with the protein product MSTRRLVRADRRRWSVAGQSLAPGVAVVVAAAATALAWTLLDGGSPAGPWLVGLPGLAAGDDAPIEDLTAKVRRLAAGECDVEFPTERDDALGGLADALADLAASIEARERDAGAAERSTGDDAADWEAASTTERQLEAIVQNTESAIYIKDADGVYRFVNEATADFLGLDRESIVGRDDEELFDAETAADAHADDEHVMETGESISREATRPIDGGEHVFLDNKYPYRDEDGEVIGVMGVSRDVTDRKRAERELRETKDRLERFIERAPVGVTALEADGTVTLWNDAMERIFGWSAGEVVGNQYPAVPEGKRDQFESLRNRTWSGESLSQVEVRRRTRSGQTIDVSVSTAPIYGDGGEVSEVVSFVEDVTERKERERELRETKRRLELVLEGTNTGLWEWRLETDEVIWNETMARLVGMEPGEFEGTLEAFTERVHPDDRERLRSELTAAIEADDVLNSEFRLFHESGDVIWVSVRGRVLSDDGDDRRMVGINNDVTERKAAERELREREEELREYRDYTEDILDAIDDVFYVTDEDGEVLRWNESLVETTGYSDAEIEGMHATEFFREEDRREARAGIDAALRAGKSRGQRPFVTSDGGEIPHEFVATGLTDPDGNPVVVGIGRDVTERIETERELSRLISNVPGCVYRVANDSEWSIEFVSEGVREIAGYDPETIESGEVNWIEDVELDGPDWTEIHEAAEAGEAYDLTYSIETADGEVRWIRDQGRAARGPDGTVEAVEGVVLDVTERIEYERELERTRDLLQHAQRIGGIGGWEIDLRSDPNELFWTDEVYRIHGLEPDADVDLEDGIDYYHPDDRERIREAVRRAIEEGEPYDVEARLITADGEQRWVRSIGEPAREDGGDAMIRGSIQEITRRKEREQELERSRHLLQQAQRLSAFAAWSVDLTGDGPHYFEWSEEMFELFELPDKGMTIEDVVERYHPEDREGMARAYRRAVEDGEGWDRVDRTRPPSGEQRWTRTICQPVVEDGEVVQLIGSAQDVTDQKERERTLRSLHETARDLLATESDAEVAELAVETARSVLDVASVCAYLVDEGSNRLVPAAATGAFGDDGGPPPVDVGADDAVWECFATGSPMVVDASDDEGRSVALGDGTDGGLLVPIGEHGVFVVAAGADRIDDEVRRLAGTLVATTEAALDRLASEAELRARDEELAARNERLRRQMGITDIIRRVDQSLIAAESREDVERTVCERLVESDDVAFAWIGRPDEGEQRLVPQAWAGDGEAYLDDRSLSFGSAEPASVAARTGETTVVSNVVDRLQSEDWRQGAVSNGFHSVVAVPLSVDEYSHGVLAVYAGEPDAFGDLERTVFAELGRTIANAVDAVMTRTALHADTLVELTLELDDADEFLSRVAREADCEATYEGIATHSADETRLFFATTGATGDAVAAVLADSYAVDAFRLIDESCEDDEDGERRCLFEATVTGPVLASTLVRRGVRPRSIRATPGGTEAVVDASAATDVREFVEALAETYPSVELVKRQTVERDMATRQELVSSLLDGLTDRQREVLRTAYYAGFFDWPRTSTGEDVAEMLDVTQPTVNRHLRLGQQRLLAQLFDEETGGVVAA
- a CDS encoding HAD family hydrolase, which translates into the protein MVDAVAGADVYEAVVFDNDGVLVEPPSREALVSATRSALEDVGLDADPRAVCRDLSEGDVESLAGRCRREAVEFASFCQRAASAAFEAQRRELERGRRAVYDDVAALREFDASLGLVSDNHPQFVDYLLRRAGLDDLFETVRCRSMTPRALERCKPDPRNVRAALSDLGTEDALLVGDRTADVVAAERAGIDSALIERPDAGDGTVGSVPDADVDPDYRVQSIAELRAVIG
- a CDS encoding sensor histidine kinase, whose product is MRAALPGPIRRSYAAKFALAIVLVVLLIVGVGTLSYVQIQGIIEEDAENSLRSTATVQADSVSEWIAGMQSQAGGIAAADVYATDDRVRIGRHLRDSLRWTSSDVAAVHYVDPESDEVVASTGRDYVGRQVTSVAPAWQEPIAEAVGDGNESIGMSDSAYERNGRLLMAFARESRVGGGVVVVVGDARQDFEQLHESQPVVTTRLLNARGHDVFSSRGIRSSSLAGTEAFESAQAGDTAIHERDDDVVAVAPVESTNWVVVTAAPKSRLYQASETVGRNVAVLITSGVAILGVVGFGLGLGTVRSLRRLRERTREMEDGNLDVDLSTTREDELGRLFVAFGHMRDALRDQVREAEAARERAEASRRELARQNERLDQFASTVSHDLRNPLNVADGQRELLATKIESAESVAAGQVRSHLDKIGDAHGRMAAIIDDVLALAREGASVDDTEIVDLESVANDAWENVEADEAWLWTNDTRRIEADRARLLRAFENLIRNAVEHAGPDVTVEVGTTDDGFYIADDGPGIPPAEVADVFEYGHTTEEDGTGFGLAIVETVVTAGRSTSTSPTTGRGSSSAASARPRRPLPASPRASRTPTASRSRGRRPTAATRRRRDGRRSHRISRTITRPPTF
- a CDS encoding TetR/AcrR family transcriptional regulator, producing the protein MAGDTREQIMDATFAALCERGYADLTMQSIADEFEKSKSLLHYHFESKEDLLVSFLEHLLEAFIADIEDCPEMDPAQRLLWIAELVVTREDDAASDLHTVLLELRAQAPYNESIREQLVRNDAAIREEIADVVREGIERGRFREVDPEAFAATFRSAIEGAQSHDVILGEAAPTEDALAGIERLLVRDLLAEGVDLED